The [Clostridium] scindens ATCC 35704 nucleotide sequence TCATCCTTGCTTTTTCAACTTCCGACTCCCTGGAAACCTCTTCTTTCACCTTTTTGGAATACACTTCTTCCTTCTTACCAATTTTTCTGGAATGCATCATAAACTGAACAATAATTCCTGCTACTGCCAGAACGATGCTGATTCCATATCCTACCAGATTATTCTTCTCCATGCCTATCAATGATGCTGCCGCCATGCCCGCGCAAAAGCCTCCGGATATTCCGGTAACGACAACAACGATGGGCTCTATGTAAAGAACAGACAGCACTGCCAATACAACTGCAATCCCAATGCATATAATATACATTATCATAGATGATGGATTGATCACTACCGCGCACACGCCGAATCCATAGCACAATACCAGCAAAAATATACCAATCTTGCGCAAGAATATGGATAACAGCCCGATGATTACCGCGCCCGCCAGTAACGCGATCAAAAATGTGGTTCCTGTAAGCCCCATAGCTACAGCCGCGGCAACTCCCGCCACTGCTCCCAGCACGAACCCCACGATCGCCGCCAGCAGCCTCATTAACTTCAACCCGAACAGGCAAATCAAAAGCCCTACCACAAACGTTACGATCAAGACGGCCATACTTGGCCGATAGGTACCTGCCAAAAATATGCTGCTGTTGTCTCCAACCTTGCCTATCAGTTCATTTCCCATACTCATTACTTCATCCATATCTTCTGTCTCCTTTGTCCCTTGTCAATTATTAGTTAGAATCCATAATTCTCCCGGGAAGGCCTGCTACTCCCTTGCATTCCTCCCGAGCGATACCATTATAGCATCTTTTTTAGTTCCTGTAACCACAAAAATTATCCCTATGATAGCGTTCCATAATACAACAGTAAAGATGGGCATCAATTATATGAAATAAATGACACCCATCTTTACTTTGATTCTTCAATCATTCTTTTACCTCTTTCTTTTGGTAAAGTTTTTTACTGATTATTAATCAGTTTGGATAGTTTAATTTTTTGGTGGTCCGTACCTTCCTTTCTTAAACTATATCTTATTGAACTTTAAATACTGTTTTGTATTCTCCCTTCAATAAGTTGTGATCTGATAGATATGTACAATATCTTCAAATCTGTAATAATAAACTCATCTCCAACAAATGTTTTATCTGTTTTCTTATCTTGTTTATTATTTATGTCATTATAATATCACCTAATTCTATATTTGTCAATATGTTCTTATATTATTTTTTAATTTTCTGTTAATTTACTTACTATAAAGAAAGCGCGGATTCAATGCAGCCGGTGGTTTCTTGTAGTAAGCATAGGTCAGGATCTTGAACGTGGTCTTAGGATCCACTGCCGGATTTCCGCCTGCTCGCCGAAATGGATTTCGGGCTCTTCGGGGTCCGTTTTCTGTTTTTAGACATAAAAGGGGAGCCGTTGCTCCAGTAGATTATTCATCTACTTTTGCAACCGCCCCTACTCTTTTAACGTAAATTTACCGCAAATCCTGCTCCTCCGGAACGATAATCAAGTCTTTGGTAAAGTGGTTCAACACCTCGCAGCCATCTTCTGTAATGATCACGAGGTCTTCGATACGGACGCCGATCTCTTCATCCGGAAGATAAATGCCCGGTTCCACAGAAAAGCACTGGCCAACCTGAATAATATCCTCATTGATAGAAGATACATCGCCAAATTCGTGATCCTCCATACCGATAGAATGACCCGTTCTGTGTGTAAAATACTTGCCAAATCCTTTTTCTTCAATATAATCTCTGCACGCAGCGTCCACATCACACATTCTGTTGCCTGGCCTGGCCGCTTCCAGCCCTCTCCTCTGCGCTTCTTTCACTATTTCGTATACTTCTCTTGCCCTGTCAGATACTTCGCCAATAAAAACGGTTCTTGTCATATCCGAGCAATAGTTATCAAGAACGCCGCCGATATCCAGCACTACAGAATCCCCGCGTTTGCCCTTGGTGTCATTCGTCACATGATGCGGATCCGCCCCGGATTTGCCATAACAGGTAATCGGATCAAAAGACACGTCCGAATGGCCCGACTTCTTATACATATCACGAACGATGGCGTTCAGCTCCAATTCCGTATAGCCCTTTACAACCAATGGAATCAACTGCTCCATAATCTTATCATTTTCCAGGGAAGCTTTTCTCATCAGTTCCTGCTCATGCTCATCTTTAATCATTCTTACATAATCAACGATCAGCGAACCATTGACGAATTTGCTTCCCGCCCCTAATTCCTGAAGTCTGAGAAGGAACTTTGACGGCCATACCTTATCAACGCCGACAATCTTGTCTTTCTCGACAAACTGACTTAAAATTTCAACGCCGTCCTGGATATCGCTGTACCATACAAGCTCTACTCCCAGGTCTTCGTCCTGTGGAAACAATTCATTAATAACCAGCTTATGATTTCCATTGACATTCAGGTAGAGAACTAACATTCTTTCGCCCGGTGCAAACTTTTTCCCAAGCAAATAATAAATTGCCAGCGGATCCGACATGATAAGCTGCGGTACGTCGTGCTCTTCCATCGATTTTAGAATTCTGCTTAATTTTGCTTCGTCCATCATAATAAACTTTCCCTCCTAATTGTGTTATGCATGATACATTTTATGTATTGTACATTTTTACCTTACTTTTTTAATTGTAGTATAGTATTCATTATGCACTTTGTCAACCTGACGCCGCACTAAATGGCTCTTGTATACTGTTTCAGCCATTGTCTTTCTTCTTCTGTAAGATGCGGTCCGATCTTTTCGTACACTTCCTGGTGGTAACGATTGAGCCATTCTCTTTCCGATCGGCTCATCTCTTCCGGATCGATGCCGTCCAGGTCAATCGGAGCAAAGGTGATCGTCTCAAAGTGCATGAACTGCCCGTATTTATTCTTCACCCCTTTTCTTACGATAAGTTCATTCTCAATGCGGATACCAAACTGACCGTCCTCGTAAATGCCGGGTTCATCGGTAATAACCATGCCTTCCTCTAATTGATGATGTTCATTCTTACTTGGAACTACATACCAGCGGAAACCGGTCGGCGGCTCGTGTACATTGGCAAGATAACCCACGCCATGTCCCGTACCGCACTGATAATCAAGGTCAAGATCCCAGATTGGTTCTCTTGCCAGGACGTCGAGATTATATCCATAGCATCCATATAAGAATTTGGCGCGGGATAAATTCATCATAGCGCGCACAACCGCCGTAAAATATTTCTTCATCTGCCGGTCAACAGAACCCAGTACAAAGGTTCTTGTAATATCTGTCGAACCTTCATAATATCCGCCGCCTGTATCATTTAAGAAAAAGGCGCCCCCTTTTAACGGTACGTCGGACTCTTCACACGGAGAATAATGCATCATAGCCGCATGGTCTTTATAGGCGCAAAGCGGTTCAAAACTATCGCGGATGTATCCGTCTTGTGCCGCACGTAAAGCGGTAAGCTTGTCAATAGAACTTAATTCTGTAATCACCTCTTTATCATAGTGATTCTTAACCCAATACATAAATTTGGTAACTGCAACGCCGTCTTTAATATGGGCGGCCTTGATATTATCAAGTTCGGTATCGTTTTTCATCGCTTTCATAAGGATAGTCGGATTCGCCGCTTCCACTATGTTACAGGAAATATTTTTATAAAGCGCATAGTTCATCTTCATCGGATCGATCAGAAGCGTCTCGGAAGCGTCAAGCTTTTGGATATCCTGGTAAATATCATTGTAAGGATGAAGCGTTACCTTTGCTTTTTTGAATTCATTAAGAATCCGGTCGTTTAATTTTTTCTCATTTACATAGAGTTCTACACCATCCATTCTTACTATGGCATAAGAAAGAAGCAGCGGGAAGTAATCGATATCGTCGCCGCGGACATTAAGAAGCCAGCATA carries:
- a CDS encoding aminopeptidase P family N-terminal domain-containing protein, which gives rise to MTVSERIASLRALMAEKSISAYVVPTADFHQSEYVGEHFKARQYITGFSGSYGTAVICQDDACLWTDGRYFFQAEQELAGTGVRLMKMFVGDTPTITEYLSDVVPSGGTVAFDGRVLSMGEGQEYEVALGSKGIQIHYSEDLINAIWQDRPALSDKPAFFLEERYTGASIASKLERVRKAMAEYGATVHAIASLDDICWLLNVRGDDIDYFPLLLSYAIVRMDGVELYVNEKKLNDRILNEFKKAKVTLHPYNDIYQDIQKLDASETLLIDPMKMNYALYKNISCNIVEAANPTILMKAMKNDTELDNIKAAHIKDGVAVTKFMYWVKNHYDKEVITELSSIDKLTALRAAQDGYIRDSFEPLCAYKDHAAMMHYSPCEESDVPLKGGAFFLNDTGGGYYEGSTDITRTFVLGSVDRQMKKYFTAVVRAMMNLSRAKFLYGCYGYNLDVLAREPIWDLDLDYQCGTGHGVGYLANVHEPPTGFRWYVVPSKNEHHQLEEGMVITDEPGIYEDGQFGIRIENELIVRKGVKNKYGQFMHFETITFAPIDLDGIDPEEMSRSEREWLNRYHQEVYEKIGPHLTEEERQWLKQYTRAI
- a CDS encoding ABC-2 transporter permease, producing the protein MDEVMSMGNELIGKVGDNSSIFLAGTYRPSMAVLIVTFVVGLLICLFGLKLMRLLAAIVGFVLGAVAGVAAAVAMGLTGTTFLIALLAGAVIIGLLSIFLRKIGIFLLVLCYGFGVCAVVINPSSMIMYIICIGIAVVLAVLSVLYIEPIVVVVTGISGGFCAGMAAASLIGMEKNNLVGYGISIVLAVAGIIVQFMMHSRKIGKKEEVYSKKVKEEVSRESEVEKARMILEEDEEDEVSAQEESDDDIEIIEEDI
- a CDS encoding M24 family metallopeptidase; amino-acid sequence: MDEAKLSRILKSMEEHDVPQLIMSDPLAIYYLLGKKFAPGERMLVLYLNVNGNHKLVINELFPQDEDLGVELVWYSDIQDGVEILSQFVEKDKIVGVDKVWPSKFLLRLQELGAGSKFVNGSLIVDYVRMIKDEHEQELMRKASLENDKIMEQLIPLVVKGYTELELNAIVRDMYKKSGHSDVSFDPITCYGKSGADPHHVTNDTKGKRGDSVVLDIGGVLDNYCSDMTRTVFIGEVSDRAREVYEIVKEAQRRGLEAARPGNRMCDVDAACRDYIEEKGFGKYFTHRTGHSIGMEDHEFGDVSSINEDIIQVGQCFSVEPGIYLPDEEIGVRIEDLVIITEDGCEVLNHFTKDLIIVPEEQDLR